A genomic window from Promicromonospora sukumoe includes:
- the nrdI gene encoding class Ib ribonucleoside-diphosphate reductase assembly flavoprotein NrdI: MGSLVYFSSVSENTHRFVEKLALDEQGMSVHRIPLRPADGFLRVDEPYVLIAPTYGGGNEGGAVPRQVRKFLNDEHNRSLIRGVIAAGNTNFGAAYCITGDIIAAKCDVPYLYAFELLGTAQDVTRVRNGLGRFWQQQPLSLSA; encoded by the coding sequence GTGGGCTCTCTCGTCTACTTCTCCAGCGTGTCCGAGAACACGCACCGGTTCGTCGAGAAGCTCGCTCTCGACGAGCAGGGGATGTCCGTGCACCGGATCCCGCTCCGCCCGGCCGACGGCTTCCTGCGCGTGGACGAGCCCTACGTCCTCATCGCCCCCACCTACGGTGGCGGCAACGAGGGCGGGGCCGTCCCGCGCCAGGTGAGGAAGTTCCTCAACGACGAACACAACCGGTCGCTCATCCGCGGCGTCATCGCCGCGGGGAACACCAACTTCGGGGCTGCGTACTGCATCACGGGCGACATCATCGCTGCGAAGTGTGATGTCCCGTACCTGTATGCCTTCGAGCTCCTCGGAACTGCGCAGGACGTCACGCGCGTCCGCAACGGATTGGGACGATTTTGGCAGCAACAACCACTGAGCCTCTCGGCTTGA
- a CDS encoding GH1 family beta-glucosidase, which yields MSARKFPDDFLWGSATASYQIEGGATEGGRGPSIWDTFSHTPGRTLNGDTGDVADDHFHRWQEDVEHIKNLGLGAYRFSIAWPRVQPGGSGEFNAEGIRFYSDLVDGLIAAGVKPVVTLYHWDLPQELEDAGGWTNRETAYAFARYARKMAEELGDRIDVWTTLNEPWCTAYLGYGSGVHAPGRTESLAALQAVHHLNLAHGLAVQQIREVLGDAAKTSITLNLHVFRPDDPSSEADQGAVRKVDALANRAFLAPVLDGVYPADLLENTASVTDWSFVHDGDLEITKQPLDVLGVNYYSTARVRHYSGEGERQQADGHKDSAGTPWIAADDVEFLPQPGPYTAMGWNIEPAGLTDLLVSLRDTYPDQPLMVTENGAAFADTVVVEDGVARVHDVERVSYLHDHVEALGLARDQGVDVRGYFAWSLLDNFEWAYGYDRRFGIIRVDYETLERTWKDSAHWYRRLATSNILPGTDEVSPA from the coding sequence GTGAGTGCACGGAAGTTCCCCGACGATTTCCTCTGGGGATCGGCGACGGCGTCGTACCAGATCGAGGGAGGCGCGACCGAGGGCGGGCGCGGCCCGTCCATCTGGGACACGTTCTCGCACACGCCGGGCCGGACGCTGAACGGCGACACCGGTGACGTCGCCGACGACCACTTCCACCGCTGGCAGGAGGACGTCGAGCACATCAAGAACCTGGGCCTGGGCGCCTACCGGTTCTCGATCGCGTGGCCGCGGGTGCAGCCGGGCGGCTCCGGCGAGTTCAACGCCGAGGGCATCCGGTTCTACTCGGACCTCGTGGACGGCCTGATCGCCGCGGGCGTCAAGCCCGTCGTCACGCTCTACCACTGGGACCTCCCGCAGGAGCTGGAGGACGCCGGCGGCTGGACCAACCGCGAGACGGCCTACGCCTTCGCGCGGTACGCGCGGAAGATGGCCGAGGAGCTGGGCGACCGCATCGACGTCTGGACCACGCTCAACGAGCCGTGGTGCACGGCGTACCTGGGCTACGGCTCGGGCGTGCACGCGCCCGGCCGCACCGAGTCCCTGGCCGCGCTGCAGGCGGTGCACCACCTCAACCTGGCGCACGGCCTCGCCGTCCAGCAGATCCGCGAGGTGCTCGGCGACGCCGCGAAGACGTCGATCACGCTGAACCTGCACGTCTTCCGGCCGGACGACCCGTCGTCCGAGGCCGACCAGGGCGCCGTCCGCAAGGTCGACGCCCTGGCGAACCGGGCGTTCCTCGCGCCGGTGCTCGACGGCGTCTACCCCGCCGACCTGCTGGAGAACACCGCCTCGGTGACCGACTGGTCGTTCGTGCACGACGGCGACCTGGAGATCACGAAGCAGCCGCTCGACGTGCTGGGCGTCAACTACTACTCGACGGCGCGCGTGCGGCACTACTCCGGCGAGGGCGAGCGCCAGCAGGCCGACGGGCACAAGGACTCCGCGGGCACCCCGTGGATCGCCGCCGACGACGTCGAGTTCCTGCCGCAGCCCGGCCCCTACACGGCCATGGGCTGGAACATCGAGCCGGCCGGCCTCACCGACCTGCTGGTCTCGCTGCGCGACACCTACCCGGACCAGCCGCTCATGGTCACCGAGAACGGCGCGGCGTTCGCCGACACCGTGGTGGTCGAGGACGGCGTGGCGCGCGTGCACGACGTCGAGCGCGTCTCCTACCTGCACGACCACGTCGAGGCGCTCGGGCTCGCCCGGGACCAGGGCGTGGACGTGCGCGGGTACTTCGCGTGGTCGCTGCTCGACAACTTCGAGTGGGCCTACGGCTACGACCGCCGGTTCGGGATCATCCGGGTGGACTACGAGACGCTGGAGCGCACCTGGAAGGACTCCGCGCACTGGTACCGGAGGCTGGCCACCAGCAACATCCTGCCGGGGACGGATGAGGTCTCCCCTGCCTGA
- the yicI gene encoding alpha-xylosidase, translating into MRFTDGYWQLRPGVDVLRPRDVDAVEAGDDTLTVYAPTAPITKRGDTLNRPVVTVTFDAPADDVIGVRIEHHQGRRDPGPHFAVNREPGVVKVVAPTAPGEGPAELTSGGLTARVSTDGAWQVDFVAGGEVLTTSSARSVGLASTPEGDFVHEQLGLSVGEHVYGLGERFGAFVKNGQSVDVWNEDGGTASEQAYKNVPFYLTDRGYGVFVAHPENVSFEVGSEAVSRTQFSVPGQTLQYYVIHGPTPAEILRRYTALTGRPAVVPAWSYGLWLSTSFTTDYSESTVMSFVDGMAERDIPLSVFHFDCFWMRQFHWCDFVWDPATFPDPEGMLERLHDRGLKVCVWINPYIAQRSHLFREGKAKGYLVTTADGDVWQWDKWQAGMALVDFTNPDAAAWYQDKLRVLLDQGVDCFKTDFGERIPTDVVWHDGSDPQRMHNFYASLYNKTVFDLLEQERGTGEAVLFARSATAGTQAFPVHWGGDCESTFVSMAESLRGGLSLSLSGFGYWSHDIGGFEGTPDPAVFKRWTAFGLLSSHSRLHGSSSYRVPWAFDDEAVDVTRKFTRLKMRLMPYLGGAGAEAAGAGLPVMRPMVLEFPADRSAATVDTQYMLGSSLLVAPVFGESRAEYYLPAGEWTRLAEVAASDLAPTVSGSRWVTEEHGFDTLPVLVRPGTVLPVGARDDRPDYAWAEGVTLRCTRLPEGFDEEILVPGGTGAPATFRVRYVSGVVHVTSADAPGEWSVENEGKTVRATGPGEVAL; encoded by the coding sequence ATGAGATTCACCGACGGCTACTGGCAGCTGCGTCCCGGCGTCGACGTGCTGCGTCCGCGCGACGTCGACGCGGTCGAGGCCGGCGACGACACGCTGACCGTGTACGCGCCCACGGCGCCCATCACCAAGCGCGGCGACACCCTGAACCGCCCCGTCGTGACGGTCACGTTCGACGCCCCCGCGGACGACGTCATCGGCGTGCGCATCGAGCACCACCAGGGCCGCCGCGACCCCGGGCCGCACTTCGCGGTGAACCGGGAGCCGGGCGTGGTCAAGGTGGTGGCGCCCACCGCTCCGGGCGAGGGTCCCGCCGAGCTGACGTCGGGCGGCCTCACGGCCCGCGTCTCGACCGACGGCGCGTGGCAGGTCGACTTCGTGGCGGGCGGCGAGGTGCTCACCACGTCTTCGGCCCGGAGCGTGGGGCTGGCCAGCACGCCCGAGGGCGACTTCGTGCACGAGCAGCTCGGGCTGAGCGTGGGCGAGCACGTCTACGGGCTGGGCGAGCGGTTCGGCGCCTTCGTGAAGAACGGCCAGAGCGTCGACGTCTGGAACGAGGACGGCGGCACCGCGAGCGAGCAGGCCTACAAGAACGTCCCGTTCTACCTGACCGACCGCGGCTACGGCGTGTTCGTGGCGCACCCCGAGAACGTGTCGTTCGAGGTGGGCTCCGAGGCGGTCAGCCGCACGCAGTTCTCCGTGCCGGGGCAGACGCTGCAGTACTACGTGATCCACGGGCCCACCCCGGCCGAGATCCTGCGCCGGTACACGGCCCTGACGGGGCGGCCCGCCGTCGTCCCCGCCTGGTCGTACGGGCTGTGGCTCTCGACGTCGTTCACCACGGACTACTCCGAGTCCACGGTCATGAGCTTCGTCGACGGCATGGCCGAGCGGGACATCCCGCTGTCGGTGTTCCACTTCGACTGCTTCTGGATGCGGCAGTTCCACTGGTGCGACTTCGTGTGGGACCCGGCCACCTTCCCGGACCCCGAGGGCATGCTGGAGCGGCTGCACGACCGCGGCCTGAAGGTCTGCGTCTGGATCAACCCGTACATCGCCCAGCGCTCGCACCTGTTCCGCGAGGGCAAGGCGAAGGGCTACCTGGTCACCACGGCCGACGGCGACGTCTGGCAGTGGGACAAGTGGCAGGCCGGCATGGCGCTGGTGGACTTCACCAACCCCGACGCCGCCGCCTGGTACCAGGACAAGCTGCGCGTGCTGCTGGACCAGGGCGTGGACTGCTTCAAGACGGACTTCGGGGAGCGCATCCCCACGGACGTCGTCTGGCACGACGGGTCCGACCCGCAGCGGATGCACAACTTCTACGCCTCCCTCTACAACAAGACGGTGTTCGACCTGCTGGAGCAGGAACGGGGCACCGGCGAGGCCGTGCTGTTCGCCCGGTCCGCCACGGCGGGCACCCAGGCCTTCCCCGTGCACTGGGGCGGCGACTGCGAGTCCACCTTCGTGTCCATGGCGGAGTCGCTGCGCGGCGGCCTGTCGCTGTCGCTGTCCGGGTTCGGCTACTGGAGCCACGACATCGGTGGCTTCGAGGGCACGCCCGACCCCGCCGTCTTCAAGCGGTGGACGGCGTTCGGCCTGCTCTCCTCGCACTCCCGCCTGCACGGGTCGAGCTCGTACCGCGTCCCGTGGGCGTTCGACGACGAGGCCGTCGACGTCACGCGCAAGTTCACCCGGCTGAAGATGCGGCTCATGCCGTACCTCGGCGGGGCCGGCGCCGAGGCCGCCGGAGCGGGGCTGCCCGTGATGCGGCCGATGGTGCTGGAGTTCCCGGCCGACCGGAGCGCCGCCACCGTGGACACGCAGTACATGCTGGGGTCGTCGCTGCTGGTCGCGCCCGTGTTCGGTGAGTCCCGCGCCGAGTACTACCTGCCCGCGGGGGAGTGGACCCGGCTGGCGGAGGTCGCGGCGTCCGACCTGGCCCCGACCGTCTCCGGGTCCCGCTGGGTCACGGAGGAGCACGGGTTCGACACCCTGCCGGTGCTCGTGCGGCCCGGCACGGTGCTGCCGGTCGGCGCGCGCGACGACCGGCCGGACTACGCATGGGCCGAGGGCGTGACGTTACGCTGCACCCGTCTGCCCGAAGGGTTCGACGAAGAGATCCTGGTTCCCGGTGGCACCGGCGCCCCGGCGACGTTCCGTGTGCGGTACGTGTCCGGCGTCGTGCACGTGACCAGCGCTGACGCTCCTGGTGAATGGAGCGTCGAGAACGAAGGCAAGACCGTTCGGGCCACCGGCCCGGGAGAGGTGGCACTGTGA
- the nrdH gene encoding glutaredoxin-like protein NrdH, translated as MSVTVYSKPACVQCDATYRALDRKGVEYTVVDITQDAEALEMVRGLGYLQAPVVVAGDTHWSGFRPDQISAVAALQAASA; from the coding sequence ATGAGCGTCACGGTCTACAGCAAGCCGGCATGCGTGCAGTGCGACGCGACGTACCGGGCACTGGATCGCAAGGGTGTCGAGTACACGGTCGTCGACATCACGCAGGACGCCGAGGCGCTGGAGATGGTCCGCGGTCTCGGTTACCTCCAGGCACCGGTCGTCGTGGCCGGTGACACCCACTGGTCGGGCTTTCGTCCCGACCAGATCAGCGCGGTCGCCGCGCTTCAGGCCGCTTCGGCCTGA
- the nrdE gene encoding class 1b ribonucleoside-diphosphate reductase subunit alpha — translation MDYHALNAMLNLYGPDGKIQFEKDREAARQYFLQHVNPNTVEFETLEAKLEHLVEAKYYDPTVLAKYSGAFVKELFQLAYSKKFRFETFLGAFKYYTSYTLKTFDGKKYLERFEDRVAMVALGLADGDEGTARDIVEEVVSGRFQPATPTFLNVGKAQRGEPVSCFLLRIEDNMESIARGINSALQLSKRGGGVALLLSNIREHGAPIKHIENQSSGVIPVMKLLEDSFSYANQLGARQGAGAVYLHAHHPDIMRFLDTKRENADEKIRIKTLSLGVVIPDITFELAKKNADMHLFSPYDVERVYGKPFADISISEKYDELVADERIRKTTISARDFFQTLAELQFESGYPYIMFEDTVNEANPIKGRITHSNLCSEILQVSTPSTFNEDLSYDEVGRDISCNLGSLNIAKAMDSPDFGRTIDTAIRALTAVSDQTSIESVPSIKLANERGHAIGLGQMNLHGYLARERIYYGSEEGIDFTNIYFYTVAYHAIAASNRLSIQRKQKFGGFEDSKYATGEYFDKYVEQEWKPATERVARLFADAAVSIPTQDDWRALRASVMEHGLYNQNLQAVPPTGSISYINNSTSSIHPVPAKVEIRKEGKLGRVYYPAPYMTNDNLDYYQDAYEIGYEKIIDTYAAATQHVDQGLSLTLFFPDTVTTRDVNKAQIYAWRKGIKTLYYIRLRQLALEGTEIEGCVSCML, via the coding sequence ATGGACTACCACGCGCTCAACGCCATGCTGAACCTGTACGGGCCGGACGGGAAGATCCAGTTCGAGAAGGACCGCGAGGCGGCCCGCCAGTACTTCCTGCAGCACGTGAACCCGAACACGGTCGAGTTCGAGACGCTCGAGGCGAAGCTCGAGCACCTCGTCGAGGCCAAGTACTACGACCCGACGGTGCTGGCCAAGTACTCCGGCGCGTTCGTCAAGGAGCTGTTCCAGCTCGCGTACTCGAAGAAGTTCCGCTTCGAGACGTTCCTGGGCGCCTTCAAGTACTACACCTCGTACACGCTCAAGACGTTCGACGGCAAGAAGTACCTGGAGCGCTTCGAGGACCGCGTCGCCATGGTCGCGCTCGGCCTCGCCGACGGCGACGAGGGGACGGCGCGCGACATCGTCGAGGAGGTCGTCTCCGGGCGGTTCCAGCCGGCGACGCCCACCTTCCTCAACGTCGGCAAGGCGCAGCGCGGCGAGCCCGTGTCCTGCTTCCTGCTGCGCATCGAGGACAACATGGAGTCCATCGCGCGCGGCATCAACTCCGCGCTGCAGCTCTCCAAGCGCGGCGGCGGCGTGGCGCTGCTCCTGAGCAACATCCGCGAGCACGGCGCCCCGATCAAGCACATCGAGAACCAGTCCTCGGGCGTCATCCCCGTGATGAAGCTCCTGGAGGACTCCTTCTCCTACGCGAACCAGCTCGGCGCGCGTCAGGGCGCCGGTGCCGTGTACCTGCACGCGCACCACCCCGACATCATGCGGTTCCTCGACACCAAGCGGGAGAACGCGGACGAGAAGATCCGCATCAAGACCCTCTCCCTCGGTGTGGTCATCCCGGACATCACGTTCGAGCTGGCCAAGAAGAACGCCGACATGCACCTCTTCAGCCCGTACGACGTCGAGCGGGTCTACGGCAAGCCGTTCGCCGACATCTCCATCTCGGAGAAGTACGACGAGCTCGTCGCCGACGAGCGCATCCGCAAGACGACGATCAGCGCGCGCGACTTCTTCCAGACGCTCGCGGAGCTGCAGTTCGAGTCCGGGTACCCGTACATCATGTTCGAGGACACGGTGAACGAGGCGAACCCGATCAAGGGCCGCATCACGCACTCGAACCTGTGCTCCGAGATCCTGCAGGTCTCCACCCCGTCGACGTTCAACGAGGACCTCTCGTACGACGAGGTCGGCCGCGACATCTCCTGCAACCTGGGTTCGCTGAACATCGCCAAGGCGATGGACTCCCCGGACTTCGGCCGCACCATCGACACCGCGATCCGCGCGCTGACCGCGGTCAGCGACCAGACGTCGATCGAGTCCGTCCCGTCGATCAAGCTCGCCAACGAGCGGGGTCACGCGATCGGCCTGGGCCAGATGAACCTGCACGGCTACCTCGCACGTGAGCGCATCTACTACGGCTCCGAAGAGGGCATCGACTTCACGAACATCTACTTCTACACCGTGGCCTACCACGCGATCGCGGCGTCCAACCGCCTGTCGATCCAGCGGAAGCAGAAGTTCGGCGGGTTCGAGGACTCCAAGTACGCCACCGGCGAGTACTTCGACAAGTACGTCGAGCAGGAGTGGAAGCCCGCCACGGAGCGGGTCGCGCGTCTGTTCGCCGACGCCGCGGTGTCGATCCCGACGCAGGACGACTGGCGCGCGCTCAGGGCCTCGGTCATGGAGCACGGCCTGTACAACCAGAACCTCCAGGCCGTCCCGCCCACGGGTTCGATCAGCTACATCAACAACTCGACGTCGTCGATCCACCCGGTTCCGGCCAAGGTCGAGATCCGCAAGGAAGGCAAGCTCGGCCGCGTCTACTACCCGGCGCCGTACATGACGAACGACAACCTGGACTACTACCAGGACGCGTACGAGATCGGGTACGAGAAGATCATCGACACGTACGCCGCGGCGACGCAGCACGTGGACCAGGGCCTCTCGCTGACCCTGTTCTTCCCGGACACGGTGACCACGCGCGACGTCAACAAGGCGCAGATCTACGCGTGGCGCAAGGGCATCAAGACCCTGTACTACATCCGCCTGCGTCAGCTGGCACTGGAGGGTACGGAGATCGAGGGCTGCGTCAGCTGCATGCTGTGA
- a CDS encoding serine hydrolase domain-containing protein, translating to MIQSQVASTVPGSALSGLLHELRDGARVPALSAAAGRGGEVVWADVAAAPWAGEPTPEHAFRIGSITKPMIAVAVLRLVADGAVALADPIGKHLPDAPGADATVRQLLTHTSGLQAEFPGPWWERHGGPSWDELAASGLERLWEPGDRYHYSNPGFALLGRLVEVHRGRPWDEVLRDELWTPLGMTATGREPAGPHVTGYAVHPDQDLVHHEPVPGYRAAGPAGEVWSTPSDLVRFGLWLVGAESDRDAGEAVLPLAVRRDLAVPRVVVDDAGPAGGPWATAHGLGVRVRQDGTVRTVGHGGSVPGFTADLRADVETGDVVAVCGASTAGFGDGTGLLALLQGGGAAAGSPVVDEQGSNGQGSNEQASGGRAGIDGTWYWGPVPFLVRVDAAGRVDLRSARSGGRGTLFDVVRGELRGVDGGYWLGERLRVVEADGAPVALDIGTFHFTRAPYDAGTTVPGGVDDVGWHVPGPVG from the coding sequence ATGATCCAGTCCCAGGTGGCCAGTACCGTGCCGGGCAGCGCGCTGAGCGGGCTGCTCCACGAGCTGCGCGACGGCGCCCGCGTGCCCGCCCTGTCCGCCGCCGCCGGCCGCGGGGGCGAGGTCGTCTGGGCGGACGTCGCGGCGGCCCCCTGGGCAGGCGAGCCGACGCCGGAGCACGCCTTCCGCATCGGCTCGATCACCAAGCCGATGATCGCCGTCGCCGTGCTGCGGCTCGTCGCCGACGGCGCGGTGGCGCTCGCGGACCCGATCGGGAAGCACCTGCCGGACGCCCCCGGCGCCGACGCCACCGTCCGGCAGCTGCTCACGCACACCAGCGGCCTCCAGGCGGAGTTTCCCGGGCCGTGGTGGGAGCGGCACGGCGGGCCGTCCTGGGACGAGCTGGCCGCCTCCGGCCTGGAGCGGCTCTGGGAGCCCGGCGACCGGTACCACTACAGCAACCCGGGCTTCGCCCTGCTGGGCCGGCTGGTCGAGGTGCACCGCGGCCGGCCGTGGGACGAGGTGCTCCGCGACGAGCTGTGGACGCCGCTCGGCATGACCGCCACCGGCCGGGAGCCCGCCGGCCCGCACGTCACGGGCTACGCCGTGCACCCGGACCAGGACCTGGTGCACCACGAGCCGGTGCCCGGCTACCGTGCGGCCGGGCCGGCGGGCGAGGTGTGGTCCACGCCGTCGGACCTGGTGCGCTTCGGTCTGTGGCTCGTGGGCGCGGAGAGCGACCGGGACGCGGGCGAGGCGGTGTTGCCGCTCGCCGTGCGCCGCGACCTGGCGGTCCCGCGCGTCGTGGTCGACGATGCCGGACCCGCGGGCGGACCGTGGGCCACCGCGCACGGGCTCGGCGTGCGCGTGCGGCAGGACGGCACGGTGCGCACGGTCGGGCACGGCGGGTCCGTGCCGGGGTTCACGGCCGACCTCCGGGCCGACGTCGAGACCGGGGACGTGGTCGCGGTCTGCGGCGCGTCCACGGCCGGGTTCGGCGACGGTACCGGGCTGCTGGCGCTGCTCCAGGGCGGCGGGGCGGCCGCGGGGTCGCCGGTGGTCGACGAGCAGGGCTCGAACGGGCAGGGCTCGAACGAGCAGGCCTCGGGCGGGCGGGCCGGGATCGACGGGACCTGGTACTGGGGGCCCGTCCCGTTCCTCGTGCGCGTCGACGCGGCGGGACGGGTCGACCTGCGGTCCGCGCGCAGCGGGGGCCGCGGCACGCTGTTCGACGTCGTCCGCGGCGAGCTCCGGGGCGTCGACGGCGGCTACTGGCTGGGGGAGCGGCTGCGGGTGGTCGAGGCGGACGGCGCGCCCGTCGCGCTGGACATCGGCACGTTCCACTTCACGCGGGCGCCGTACGACGCCGGCACGACCGTTCCCGGGGGCGTGGACGACGTCGGCTGGCACGTTCCCGGGCCGGTCGGGTAG